A window of the Schlesneria paludicola DSM 18645 genome harbors these coding sequences:
- a CDS encoding VOC family protein has protein sequence MKPRVSVVTICVDDLERSLRFYRDGLGLKSPGIIGQEFEYGAVAFFDLQPGLKLAIWPRKSLALDSGLALNKPSATEFSLGHNVSSQVEVDEVMTQAIAAGAVIVKQAQKTFWGGYSGYIQDPDGHLWEVVWNPQLLPED, from the coding sequence ATGAAACCTCGTGTTTCTGTCGTTACGATTTGCGTCGATGATCTGGAACGGTCACTTCGTTTTTATCGCGACGGCCTGGGTCTGAAGTCACCCGGAATCATTGGTCAAGAATTTGAATACGGGGCGGTCGCGTTCTTCGATCTGCAGCCTGGTTTAAAGCTGGCAATTTGGCCGCGTAAGAGCTTGGCACTGGATTCGGGACTGGCGCTAAACAAACCCAGTGCAACGGAATTCTCGCTGGGACACAACGTTTCTTCACAGGTCGAAGTGGATGAGGTGATGACGCAGGCAATCGCGGCGGGAGCTGTGATCGTGAAGCAGGCTCAGAAAACGTTCTGGGGCGGCTATTCGGGCTACATTCAAGACCCCGACGGGCATCTCTGGGAAGTGGTGTGGAACCCGCAACTGCTGCCTGAGGATTGA